Proteins found in one Legionella pneumophila subsp. pascullei genomic segment:
- a CDS encoding cellulase family glycosylhydrolase codes for MKLFKYSSWILLFAFILDANAYYTSQGRIYDKSGNRVTINGVSWSGFQDTNVFQGLQSNPFYNITMPQSKPRNGLMDLLVHPWSMADSGVNSSTAVEFKTVRLPIQPGVLYDDSGEVDLNKWLSDKTQPEAGNGLFCKSWQSNGQSCEKAVSPKQAFWTVLAEMKKHNINVMIDFHHRYGYGDGMRDGTVYSMAQYEKDLVLLAQEIKQRGLDNVIGIDVFNEPYQLSWFKAKNGQVSWIKVIGTAAKAVHQVNPDLLLFVEGSGGGNDDMDNPTICVPKANIKEDSGYAHWRDPGQCGNDQEVVAFKGNWGEDFKPLLNKDLAKQNIAQFDVQKFSNELQLAVPDIDTETVSWLLGDDNMGNNGHLVFSPHVYPREVAGWETAPGDASNLRFDWSWGFLYKAGYPIVLGEASWKSFEGKNFFTQALMPYLTQSGIGTNNLYFWAIGYLGDTVSAINPNTGELNLDVQQTLKPYFN; via the coding sequence ATGAAACTATTTAAGTATAGCAGTTGGATTTTACTGTTTGCATTCATCCTGGATGCGAATGCTTATTATACCAGCCAAGGTAGAATCTATGACAAAAGCGGGAATAGGGTGACTATCAATGGAGTGTCCTGGTCAGGATTTCAGGACACTAATGTTTTTCAGGGATTGCAGAGCAATCCTTTTTATAATATCACCATGCCTCAATCCAAACCTCGGAATGGATTAATGGATTTATTGGTTCACCCCTGGTCTATGGCGGATTCTGGTGTAAACAGCAGTACAGCGGTAGAGTTCAAGACCGTACGTTTGCCTATACAACCAGGGGTGCTTTATGATGACAGTGGGGAAGTCGATCTCAACAAGTGGCTTTCTGACAAAACACAACCTGAAGCCGGTAATGGTCTTTTTTGCAAATCCTGGCAGTCTAATGGCCAATCGTGCGAAAAAGCGGTGAGTCCGAAGCAGGCTTTCTGGACGGTACTTGCCGAAATGAAAAAACACAATATCAATGTGATGATTGATTTTCACCATCGTTATGGTTATGGCGATGGAATGAGGGATGGAACTGTTTATAGCATGGCTCAATATGAGAAGGATTTAGTTCTACTTGCCCAGGAAATTAAACAGCGCGGGTTGGACAATGTCATCGGCATTGATGTTTTTAATGAGCCTTATCAATTGAGCTGGTTTAAAGCAAAAAATGGTCAGGTTTCATGGATTAAAGTGATAGGCACCGCTGCCAAGGCAGTGCATCAGGTCAATCCTGATTTGCTGCTTTTTGTTGAAGGATCTGGAGGCGGAAATGATGATATGGACAATCCTACAATTTGTGTGCCAAAAGCCAATATTAAAGAGGATTCTGGCTACGCACACTGGCGTGACCCAGGGCAGTGTGGTAATGATCAAGAGGTTGTAGCATTCAAAGGGAACTGGGGCGAAGACTTTAAACCCCTCCTGAATAAGGATTTAGCTAAACAAAACATAGCGCAATTTGATGTACAAAAATTTAGTAATGAATTGCAACTGGCGGTTCCAGATATTGACACAGAAACCGTCAGTTGGCTGTTGGGTGATGATAATATGGGAAATAATGGTCACTTGGTTTTCTCACCTCATGTTTACCCAAGAGAAGTGGCTGGTTGGGAAACAGCTCCTGGCGATGCAAGTAACCTGCGTTTCGATTGGAGTTGGGGTTTCCTGTACAAAGCTGGGTATCCCATTGTTTTAGGAGAGGCTTCCTGGAAATCTTTTGAAGGGAAAAACTTTTTTACCCAGGCCTTGATGCCCTATCTTACCCAAAGTGGTATAGGGACGAATAACTTGTATTTCTGGGCGATAGGCTATTTAGGTGATACGGTTAGTGCTATCAATCCGAATACTGGCGAATTGAATCTCGATGTGCAACAAACATTGAAGCCTTATTTTAATTAA
- the kdsB gene encoding 3-deoxy-manno-octulosonate cytidylyltransferase: MNYNFHVIIPARYHSSRFPGKLLQEINGITVIERVYRQALQAEPQSVIIATDHEEIANCATQFGAQVVMTLPTHQSGTDRIAEVVAKGNYAPDDVIVNVQGDEPFIRPKLIHQVACSLTKTKAPVSTLCWPISSLEILNNPNVVKVVCTRDNHALYFSRSAIPFHRDNKSAYSNTFRHIGLYAYRAAFLLEFVSWPPCTLEQIECLEQLRILWSGSSIRVDEACEEPLQDINTKEDLILAQQYFLDTFNV, from the coding sequence ATGAATTATAATTTTCATGTGATTATACCGGCCAGATATCATTCCAGTCGTTTTCCAGGCAAATTACTTCAAGAAATTAATGGTATTACCGTGATTGAGCGAGTTTACAGGCAAGCGCTCCAGGCAGAACCACAATCAGTGATTATTGCCACTGATCATGAGGAGATAGCCAATTGTGCTACCCAATTTGGGGCTCAGGTTGTGATGACCTTGCCTACGCATCAATCTGGAACTGATCGAATTGCAGAAGTGGTTGCCAAGGGCAATTATGCCCCTGATGATGTGATTGTCAATGTGCAAGGTGATGAGCCATTTATCCGACCCAAATTAATTCATCAAGTTGCTTGCTCTTTAACAAAGACAAAGGCGCCTGTGTCTACTTTATGCTGGCCTATTAGTAGCCTTGAAATATTAAATAACCCTAATGTGGTTAAAGTGGTGTGCACTCGAGATAATCACGCTCTTTATTTTTCAAGAAGCGCGATACCTTTTCACAGAGATAATAAAAGCGCTTATTCCAATACCTTCAGGCATATCGGTTTATATGCTTATCGTGCTGCCTTTTTACTGGAATTCGTTAGCTGGCCACCCTGTACCTTGGAACAAATAGAGTGTTTGGAGCAATTGCGCATCCTATGGTCAGGTTCCTCAATCCGGGTTGATGAGGCCTGCGAAGAACCTTTACAGGATATTAATACAAAAGAAGATTTGATTTTGGCTCAGCAATATTTTCTTGATACTTTCAATGTATAA
- a CDS encoding Trm112 family protein, translated as MDKKLLEILVCPLCKGKLLFKKQELICKFDRLAFPVRDDIPVMLEQEARLIPLEEKDKL; from the coding sequence GTGGATAAAAAACTATTGGAAATATTGGTTTGTCCTTTATGTAAAGGAAAATTGCTTTTTAAAAAACAGGAACTGATCTGTAAATTTGACAGGCTGGCATTTCCAGTTCGTGATGATATTCCTGTGATGCTGGAACAAGAAGCGCGTTTGATTCCTCTGGAAGAGAAAGATAAATTATGA
- the tsaB gene encoding tRNA (adenosine(37)-N6)-threonylcarbamoyltransferase complex dimerization subunit type 1 TsaB, which yields MMKLLAIDTSTELASAAILVDNTIISKEQDSQRIHAQLILPMIDELMAQAELHLNQLDGIIFGCGPGSFTGLRIACSIAKGLAYANDLSLIPVSSLASIAWTTREIKEDFNQPVLTVLDARMHEMYWSCFLEQQFLAQDRINAVKDIQLPANQSFILAGVGIDLYWMDFPQQIKSQISEVLTVFPTASAMIRLAQKADIKAVSVAQAQPVYVRNQVTQGDSRG from the coding sequence ATTATGAAACTGTTAGCGATTGATACATCAACCGAACTGGCCAGTGCTGCCATCCTTGTAGATAACACAATCATAAGCAAGGAGCAGGATAGTCAAAGAATCCATGCTCAATTGATTTTACCTATGATTGATGAATTGATGGCCCAGGCGGAATTGCATCTTAATCAATTGGATGGAATCATTTTTGGATGTGGCCCTGGAAGTTTCACAGGATTGAGAATCGCTTGTAGTATCGCTAAAGGTTTGGCTTATGCTAATGATCTGTCGCTTATTCCTGTGAGTAGTTTAGCCTCAATTGCCTGGACAACTCGGGAAATAAAAGAGGATTTTAATCAGCCTGTATTGACTGTTTTGGATGCTCGTATGCATGAAATGTATTGGAGTTGCTTTTTGGAGCAGCAATTCTTAGCTCAAGATAGGATTAATGCAGTAAAAGATATTCAGTTGCCAGCCAATCAATCCTTTATTTTGGCTGGAGTTGGGATTGATTTGTACTGGATGGATTTTCCACAGCAGATCAAATCACAAATTAGTGAAGTATTAACTGTTTTTCCGACAGCGTCTGCTATGATACGCTTGGCACAGAAAGCTGATATCAAGGCAGTTTCTGTGGCACAGGCACAACCGGTGTATGTGCGTAATCAGGTTACTCAAGGAGATTCGCGTGGATAA
- a CDS encoding ATP-dependent DNA helicase → MEEITTFAETCRRILSEKGRLSTAIPGFVARAPQADLAVAIANAIVERSILVAEAGTGTGKTFAYLLPCLLSGKKALISTATKTLQDQLFQKDLPTLIRALGLSVRIQNLKGRSNYICQYRVERHAEEGQFQSPQCAHEILHVRDKLSQMTEGVRSELPEINEDSPVWYYVTSTTDNCLGAECPNHETCFLVKARKRAMEADIVVINHHLFFADSQLKKEGFSELLPGVDVVVFDEAHQLADIASNFNGERLGTCQFRDLVDDMLNEWPILDLANQPLKFISHKADKLVDQLLNALPTREERVSWELVKRNKEFMEAWDAWLSLKNELVQCLESKDATDIPGLKRCKDRLFDLEAILLSFTEENNNKIRWLERFKHTLVFHATPYDVAESFSQLLKLQSCAYIFTSATLTMASAFDSFCKPLGLDKVQTLLLSSPFDYQQQALLYLPRGIPDPKDAHYYDALLEKALPVIEACGGRCFFLFTSHKAVKLVAQMLSNTLKYPLLIQGDEAKPILLARFRQLGNAVLLGTSTFWEGVDVKGEALSCVIIDKLPFANPVDPVIRGRMAYLKKKGLSGFDELSLPNAVIALKQGVGRLIRDITDKGLLMIADPRLTGREYGRTILASLPSLPKTRDEKKVLHFIKELALNYETVSD, encoded by the coding sequence GTGGAAGAAATAACCACCTTCGCTGAAACTTGTCGGCGAATTCTCAGTGAGAAGGGAAGACTATCTACTGCAATTCCTGGCTTTGTGGCAAGAGCGCCACAAGCCGATTTGGCAGTAGCTATAGCCAATGCTATTGTTGAGCGATCGATTTTGGTAGCAGAGGCAGGAACGGGAACAGGTAAAACCTTTGCTTATTTGTTGCCTTGCCTGTTAAGTGGTAAAAAGGCGCTTATCTCTACAGCAACCAAAACTCTTCAGGATCAACTTTTTCAAAAAGATTTGCCAACCCTGATTAGAGCTTTGGGTTTATCAGTACGAATCCAGAATTTAAAGGGACGTTCTAATTATATTTGTCAATATCGAGTTGAGAGACACGCTGAGGAAGGGCAGTTTCAAAGCCCTCAATGCGCACATGAAATACTACATGTCAGAGACAAATTGTCGCAAATGACAGAAGGAGTACGTTCTGAATTGCCTGAAATTAATGAAGACTCCCCGGTATGGTATTATGTCACATCCACTACAGACAACTGTCTTGGTGCAGAATGTCCCAATCATGAAACCTGTTTTTTAGTGAAAGCCCGCAAGCGAGCGATGGAAGCAGATATTGTTGTCATCAATCACCATCTTTTTTTTGCTGATTCCCAGTTAAAAAAAGAAGGCTTCAGTGAACTATTACCTGGTGTTGATGTCGTAGTGTTTGACGAGGCTCATCAGCTTGCAGACATCGCTTCGAATTTCAATGGGGAACGCCTGGGAACATGTCAATTTAGAGACTTGGTGGATGACATGCTTAATGAGTGGCCAATTCTGGATTTAGCCAACCAACCATTAAAGTTCATAAGTCATAAAGCAGACAAATTGGTGGATCAATTACTAAATGCTTTACCGACTCGAGAGGAACGAGTCAGTTGGGAGTTGGTTAAACGAAATAAAGAGTTTATGGAGGCGTGGGATGCCTGGTTATCTTTAAAGAATGAGTTGGTTCAATGCCTGGAGTCAAAAGATGCCACGGATATTCCCGGATTAAAAAGATGTAAAGATCGCCTTTTTGATTTGGAAGCCATCTTGCTTTCCTTCACTGAGGAAAATAATAATAAAATTCGTTGGTTGGAGCGTTTTAAACACACTCTCGTTTTTCATGCCACCCCTTATGACGTTGCTGAGTCATTTAGTCAATTATTAAAACTTCAGTCATGTGCCTATATTTTTACATCGGCTACACTGACTATGGCATCGGCTTTTGATAGTTTTTGTAAACCTCTGGGATTAGATAAAGTACAGACTTTGTTATTATCCAGCCCCTTTGATTACCAGCAACAGGCTCTGCTTTATTTGCCTCGAGGAATACCCGATCCTAAGGATGCCCATTATTATGACGCTTTGTTGGAAAAGGCTTTGCCTGTTATCGAGGCTTGTGGAGGTCGTTGCTTTTTCCTGTTTACCAGTCATAAAGCAGTAAAATTAGTTGCTCAAATGCTGAGCAATACTTTAAAATATCCACTTTTGATTCAAGGCGATGAGGCAAAGCCTATTCTCCTGGCTCGATTCAGGCAATTGGGAAATGCTGTTCTTTTAGGCACTTCCACTTTTTGGGAAGGTGTTGATGTCAAAGGAGAGGCACTCTCTTGTGTTATTATAGATAAATTACCCTTTGCTAACCCCGTTGACCCTGTAATTCGAGGCCGAATGGCTTATTTAAAGAAAAAAGGGCTTTCAGGTTTTGATGAATTATCGTTGCCAAATGCCGTCATTGCACTAAAACAGGGAGTAGGGCGCTTGATTCGTGATATCACCGATAAAGGCTTGTTAATGATAGCGGATCCACGTTTGACTGGTAGAGAATATGGCCGAACCATTTTGGCCAGTCTACCTAGTCTTCCGAAAACCCGAGATGAAAAAAAAGTACTGCATTTTATTAAAGAGTTGGCTTTAAATTATGAAACTGTTAGCGATTGA
- the fdxA gene encoding ferredoxin FdxA: protein MTFVVTESCIRCKYTDCVEVCPVDCFYEGPNFLVIHPDECIDCALCEPECPVNAIVSEDDLTDEQQQFKQLNAELSKTWPNITAKKDAPADAKDWEEVKDKLQYLQKEWKK, encoded by the coding sequence ATGACTTTTGTAGTAACGGAAAGTTGTATACGATGCAAGTATACCGATTGTGTAGAAGTATGCCCTGTAGATTGTTTTTATGAGGGGCCTAATTTCCTGGTGATTCACCCCGATGAATGCATTGATTGTGCCCTGTGTGAGCCTGAATGTCCAGTGAATGCTATTGTTTCAGAAGATGATTTAACAGACGAACAACAACAATTTAAACAGTTAAATGCCGAGTTATCCAAAACCTGGCCTAATATTACTGCTAAAAAGGATGCTCCCGCTGATGCCAAGGATTGGGAAGAAGTCAAGGATAAACTTCAATATTTGCAAAAAGAGTGGAAGAAATAA
- a CDS encoding PilZ domain-containing protein, translating to MPVHERRQHFRIDDHIYFDYRILAPGEFCSDMEITNQLLGENGQKYMEAAQYFQGIDYELAELTQVMAVKEPALAHYLNLLNAKIDYLSRQMLMASKVQLRKVNISLGGMAFKTTEQIKEKTNIKIILYTKPKMIPIIVDAVVVYSQYQNETHYRTAVTFCNLTSEQEQLLSQHILQAQIKSRAD from the coding sequence ATGCCAGTACATGAAAGGCGTCAACATTTTCGTATTGATGATCATATCTATTTTGATTATCGAATTCTTGCACCGGGTGAATTTTGTTCTGATATGGAAATCACCAATCAATTATTAGGTGAAAATGGGCAAAAGTACATGGAAGCAGCGCAATATTTTCAGGGCATTGATTATGAGCTGGCTGAGCTCACTCAGGTAATGGCAGTGAAAGAACCTGCTCTGGCTCATTATCTTAATCTTTTGAATGCCAAAATTGATTATCTATCTCGACAAATGTTAATGGCGAGTAAAGTTCAACTGCGTAAAGTCAACATCAGCCTGGGCGGTATGGCATTTAAAACAACAGAGCAGATTAAAGAAAAAACCAATATAAAAATCATCCTATACACGAAACCTAAAATGATACCTATTATTGTTGATGCCGTAGTAGTTTATAGTCAATATCAAAATGAGACGCATTATCGCACAGCGGTGACTTTCTGTAATTTGACCAGTGAGCAAGAGCAGTTACTCTCACAACATATTTTACAAGCCCAAATAAAAAGCCGCGCTGACTAA
- a CDS encoding oxidative damage protection protein, with the protein MSRTVFCCKLKQEAEGLEKQPFPGELGEKIFNEVSKQAWNMWLSHQTMLINEYRLNLIEARAREFLKEEMQKYFFGEGSEKPSGYKELK; encoded by the coding sequence ATGAGCAGAACAGTATTTTGCTGCAAATTAAAACAAGAAGCAGAAGGCTTGGAAAAACAACCCTTTCCTGGTGAGTTGGGTGAAAAAATTTTTAATGAAGTATCAAAACAAGCATGGAATATGTGGCTTTCCCATCAAACCATGTTAATCAATGAATACCGCCTGAATTTGATTGAAGCCAGGGCTCGTGAGTTTTTGAAAGAAGAAATGCAAAAATATTTTTTTGGCGAAGGTTCAGAAAAACCCTCTGGCTATAAAGAATTAAAATAA
- a CDS encoding pseudouridine-5'-phosphate glycosidase, which produces MFHDLLEVNEEVLDAINDKKPVVALESTIISHGMPYPDNLTTAIEVENIIRKQGAIPATIAMYQGKIRIGLTKEIMEHLALQKEVVKASRRDISFVLSRKITASTTVAATMFCANIANLPLFVTGGIGGVHQDVTMSFDISADLIELSNTPVTVVCSGAKSILDLPKTLEVLETFGIPVIGYATDEFPAFYSRSSGIPVPQRLDSVEEVANLMSFQQKLNMKNGIVIANPIPESAELSDEEITPYIKQAHKEAKHISGKSLTPFLLKRIAELTAGKSLEANIELIKSNASLGAEIAIAYQKKLFSKKT; this is translated from the coding sequence ATGTTTCATGACTTGTTGGAAGTTAACGAAGAAGTACTGGATGCCATTAATGATAAAAAACCGGTTGTTGCCCTTGAATCAACCATTATCTCTCATGGAATGCCCTATCCCGATAATTTAACTACAGCAATTGAAGTTGAAAATATTATTCGTAAACAGGGCGCCATTCCAGCTACTATAGCGATGTATCAAGGGAAAATCCGCATTGGTTTAACCAAAGAGATTATGGAACATCTCGCCCTTCAAAAAGAGGTAGTAAAAGCCTCTCGCAGAGACATTTCCTTTGTTTTATCCCGTAAAATCACTGCCAGCACTACAGTAGCAGCAACCATGTTTTGCGCCAATATCGCCAACCTCCCCTTATTTGTCACTGGCGGTATAGGCGGCGTTCATCAAGACGTGACAATGAGTTTTGATATTTCAGCCGACCTTATAGAACTATCCAATACACCAGTTACTGTGGTTTGTTCTGGCGCAAAATCGATTCTCGACTTACCAAAAACGTTGGAAGTTCTTGAAACGTTTGGGATACCAGTCATAGGTTATGCCACAGATGAATTCCCTGCTTTTTACAGCAGATCGAGTGGAATACCGGTCCCACAACGCTTGGATTCTGTTGAAGAAGTAGCAAATCTGATGTCATTTCAACAGAAATTGAACATGAAAAACGGAATAGTGATCGCAAACCCTATCCCGGAATCAGCCGAATTATCCGATGAGGAAATAACCCCATACATTAAACAGGCTCATAAAGAAGCCAAGCACATAAGTGGAAAATCATTGACGCCCTTCTTGTTAAAACGTATTGCTGAGTTAACTGCGGGCAAGAGCCTGGAAGCTAATATTGAGCTTATCAAAAGCAACGCGTCACTAGGTGCAGAAATCGCCATAGCCTACCAAAAAAAATTATTTTCAAAAAAAACCTAA
- a CDS encoding HipA domain-containing protein: MTGDKPVLDVYLGERQIANITLIEDQLYWSYHDSWQQTGYPISPHLLLHEAIPPLNVQRFLRNLLPEGNPLEVLVNIFHLSKYNTFGLIQALGLDTPGSLVILPSNQAIPNHANFRLITDEELEERLNHRDPYDLIVWDGKPRLSVAGVQDKINVVLNKEGQLGFGEGSLCSTHILKFETQKLSYLVLNEFLSMRLAKRCGLNVADTQMKRFGQHPALLVERFDRKWVTTNVVRRHLIDGCQALNLPPEYKYEQNFGNNRDVAHIRDGVSLPKLFDFSNQCVNPAKTKQQILDWVLFNVLIFNCDAHGKNISFFVGANGISLAPFYDLVNIKMYPEFGHALAMALGDEFDGDNINAYQLADFADTCQLPRSLVAKRLKYIIGKLTTALQEEIKLNLVSDEESYLKKYQEIVIKRCKHLLGQSDQWHH, from the coding sequence ATGACTGGAGATAAGCCAGTCCTGGATGTTTATCTCGGAGAACGTCAAATAGCCAATATCACGCTTATCGAGGATCAGCTGTATTGGAGTTATCATGACAGTTGGCAACAGACAGGATATCCTATTTCTCCACACCTGCTTTTGCATGAAGCTATTCCACCATTAAATGTGCAACGATTTCTGCGAAATTTATTACCTGAAGGAAATCCCTTGGAAGTACTGGTTAATATTTTTCATTTAAGTAAATACAATACATTTGGACTTATACAAGCTTTAGGGTTGGATACACCTGGATCATTAGTGATATTACCATCAAATCAAGCAATTCCTAATCATGCTAATTTTCGATTAATAACTGATGAAGAATTAGAAGAGCGTTTAAATCATCGCGATCCCTATGATTTAATCGTTTGGGATGGCAAACCACGTCTTTCGGTTGCTGGTGTACAGGATAAAATTAATGTGGTGTTAAATAAAGAAGGGCAACTTGGTTTTGGAGAGGGTAGCTTGTGTTCTACCCATATTCTTAAATTTGAAACCCAAAAACTATCTTATTTGGTTTTAAATGAATTCCTTAGTATGCGGCTCGCTAAACGCTGTGGATTGAATGTAGCCGATACCCAGATGAAGCGTTTTGGTCAGCATCCTGCTTTATTAGTGGAGCGTTTTGATAGGAAATGGGTTACCACTAATGTGGTGAGGCGCCATTTAATAGACGGTTGTCAGGCATTGAATTTACCTCCCGAATATAAATATGAGCAAAATTTTGGAAATAACAGAGATGTGGCTCATATTAGAGATGGAGTCAGCTTGCCCAAGCTGTTTGATTTTTCCAATCAATGTGTCAATCCTGCCAAAACCAAGCAACAAATACTCGACTGGGTTTTATTTAATGTTTTGATATTTAATTGTGACGCTCACGGTAAAAATATCAGTTTCTTTGTTGGGGCTAACGGTATCTCACTGGCACCGTTTTATGATTTGGTTAATATAAAAATGTATCCTGAGTTTGGGCATGCTTTGGCGATGGCATTGGGAGATGAATTTGATGGAGATAATATTAATGCTTATCAGTTGGCTGATTTTGCAGATACATGTCAGTTGCCAAGGTCATTAGTAGCTAAACGTTTAAAATATATAATTGGCAAACTAACAACTGCTTTGCAAGAGGAAATCAAACTTAATTTGGTTAGTGACGAAGAAAGCTATCTAAAGAAATATCAAGAAATTGTCATTAAGAGATGCAAGCATTTATTAGGGCAGAGTGACCAATGGCATCACTGA
- a CDS encoding helix-turn-helix domain-containing protein — MAKQIKKLKTPDLQQPLTAELLGEVIKARRTQSDLRLEDAAALCGVAKETFMKIEHGQSNCQLASVLQICSGLGITLYIKPWMDNGEDENDWR, encoded by the coding sequence ATGGCTAAACAAATTAAAAAATTAAAGACTCCTGATCTGCAACAGCCGTTAACCGCAGAATTGTTAGGGGAGGTTATTAAAGCACGTCGAACACAAAGCGATTTGCGGTTAGAAGATGCGGCTGCTTTATGTGGTGTTGCCAAAGAAACCTTTATGAAAATCGAGCACGGGCAATCGAACTGTCAATTGGCAAGTGTATTACAAATTTGTTCTGGTTTAGGGATAACTCTTTACATAAAACCTTGGATGGATAATGGTGAGGATGAAAATGACTGGAGATAA